DNA sequence from the Daphnia carinata strain CSIRO-1 chromosome 8, CSIRO_AGI_Dcar_HiC_V3, whole genome shotgun sequence genome:
ccactttgcggaaagtggaaacactggAACTGGGGATTCCATTCCACGGTTAGGTTAGGTAGTAGAATGCGGAATTTACGCATGATATCTCTTTATTTTAGTAAAGCGCACGAGGAGcgtttttttaatgctttcgTTAAATTTCATGGATAGATTGTTGAACCATTGATTTAATGTTTTATTGCTGTAACGAACGGcaactattttattttcatcagAACCTTAAAATTTTGCGTCAATTTCCTTAGAAAATGCCATTTATTTGCAAAGACTTTGCAAAGATTTATGAGGTGGCGGCCTAAATAATCCGCTATCGGACAAAAGGCTTGCATTAaagttttttctgttttttgctACCATTTTGCTTCGCGCCAGGAGAGGTAGATTCAGGGCCCACAAAAAAGGTAGGTGATGTTTGGTCTTCCTTATTTAGGTATCGAGCATCAGATGCTCCAATGGCTTCCTGCTGTTCTAGCGTATATAACATCCTTAAGCCAGATTCAAgccctgaaaaagaaattcagttatttaaataactagaaaattaaatatcaTATGGACCACTCACCAGGGGCAGAAATGGCTGTGTTGTCTTCCAAATGTAACTGGTTTATTGCTTCGTGGTTGCTCCTTGAGCTTGACTGAGACTTTATCCCCATGTCTCTGAAGAACGATAATAATACTCGTAAATAAATATTGAGTTGAGGTATAAAAATTCTACTGGATACCTATTGAAAGAGCTATCATTGTCCACAGCTTCATTCCCGCTCCACTCTGTTAATTCTGCCCATTCTGATTCTTCCCAGGGCGTACGGGGACCCACCTTGCTATGATCAAACTGAACAGCAGCTTTAACGCACATACGATGGAGATTGTGGCTTTGCTGTCTGAGGCGGTCGTTATAACGTAGCACTCGATTCGTATAGAAATGATGAAGGTCTTTAACGCCATTCATGCCCACATCATGTAAGGTTCTTTCCATCGCGTCCTGGCGACATAAAAATAACTTAACTGACAAAACCCAAAAATTTGATATGGAGCTTACCACAAATCCTGTGGATTGGCCTAATATCTCACGCTCAGTGTTTAGTTTTAATAGATTACAAAACTTTACAAGCATTTCTTCTGTTACACCAGCAAGGACTGACAGTACAGATTCTGTAGTGCTATCAAATCCTTCATGGGCACAAACCTGGTACATTGACCTGTACAATATTTGTTGTACCCCTCGTCTTGTCAGTTTCATGGATGGGTGCTGCTGAATGTGCTCCTTTGCAGGTTTTATAGGAACAATTGGAATATGTTCTACATTGAATTTCTATAAATACAAGATTGCTATTTAGAAATCAATCTTTCCTCACTCATAAATTCTTTTACTTTGTAAGATTTTTGTATCTGTTGAAGAATTTCTTGCATCTGCTTGGAGTATTGGACTAACTGAATGTTGTGTAATGTGATGGGATCTGTTTCAAAGTATGATATGGGCATCCTGGAATGGAAAACGTTTTATCAATAAACTTAAATATTTCCTTCGTAAGTCGGAGGCTTCCACTCACATCTGTGTTGTCATGACACTTTCAGCCTTGAAGGGTTTATTTGATGAACAAGGCACAAATGCTTTACTAAGTTTTTCGATTTCATCGAAGCTCAATAGGTAAGGGCTGGTAAAATTGCTTGTTTCGTCCAGAAATCCTCCCCAATGTTTTCCCTCCATTTCACAATCTCGGGTTCGCCCTTCGCCGTAAAGAAACAGTCCAAATAACAACTTTCAAgtttcaatcaaaacaaattacaAATATACAAATAAGAGAGAACGTCTTCTGCCAGTGTTGCCACAAACTAAATACTTAGGATAATGGAATATAAAGTTttaatttaacatttaaacGATAGAAACGTTTTGAGTTAAAATAGGTAGCTGATGATAATCGTGCTTGTTCATACAGTTGTgtaagaataattttttattcactACGAAGTTGTAATTcatatcattttattttgcactGCTACTCCAGTGACGTCAGCTCAAAAGATGTCAGACTGTCGGCCATAACTGTTTTGTTGTGTTGACATTCTtgttaaaataaattgttGGTCTTTTATCGTAAATCCAAGTTTATCGATCACatcgttttcttatttgaaactCGTCCGATAGGACACGAGACATACAAAAATGTTGGGTCTATGGAAAGTCCGAGAAATTGCCGACAAAGTGTAATTATTTtgctaaatattttattgtttgtggAATTTTTGCAAACATATCTGATCATAtcttttcattatttatttttttttagaacaaatGTGGTTATGAACTATACCGAAATTGAGGCCAAAGTACGAGAAGCTACAAATGATGAAGCTTGGGGACCAACTGGTAAGTTCTAATAATGAATGAACTTTCCGTTTCACGTGAGCAGTCCAGTTTAGTTCTTGCcctatattatttttcttatcattAGGGCAATTAATGCAAGAAGTTGCACAAGCAACATTCACATATGAACAGTTTCCTGAAGTTATGGGTATGTTGTGGAAGCGAATGTTGGGGGAAAGGAAGAATTGGCGAAGGACTTACAAAGTaggttataaaaaaaatgtgcaataGTCTCTGTTCTAATAACCAGATTTTCCCTTACAGTCACTACTATTATTAAATTACCTGATTAAAAATGGGTCTGAAAGGGTTGTGACTTCTGCAAGGGAACACCTGTATGATTTGCGTGGTTTGGAAAATTATACCTGTGTTGATGAGCAGGGCAAAGATCAAGGAGTGAACATACGACACAAAGTAAAAGAGATGGTTGACTTCATTCAGGATGATGATAAGCTACGTGAAGAAAGGAAGAAGGCTAAGAAGAACAAGGATAAATATGTTGGCATGTCAAATGACACACTGGGTATGGGAATGGGCTACagaggaggaggtggtggaggagcCAGTGGAGGAAGTGAGTTTTCTTGTGTTTGTATTACATTTATTCTGAGATCATGTTAGCAGCGTCTTATTTCAAGGTTGGGAAGAAGCTCCACGTCGCAGAAATGATGATTTCAGTGATTGGGATTCTAATCGCGGAAACGGTTCTTCGCGAAGGAAAAATGACGATGACAATTCGTCTGATATCAGGTATTATTAGTATTACTTTGCAGAGTAGTGAAAACCTATAATTTTAATGCACATTTCAGTGCTGACGAAGCGACGGATCGACGAGACATTTCTTCAGGAATAGAATCCAAGTCAAGCGGTCGCTTTGGTGGCGAATTTCGCGACAGCGAAGAGCCACCGAAACGTCAAgataaagaatttaaatttgataacGATAAATCAAAGTCAACCAGTGCAAAACCTATGAAAAAAGTTGATTTGGGTGCTGCAGCGTTTTATAAAGTGGAGCCCGCTCCAGCCACCGCACCAGTATAAGTTTTACGTAGAAAATCAATTTGTCCACTATTTAATTCGATTTCTATCCATAGAATCCTGTAACACAACCTACAAATGATAATGGCTCAAGCGATCTGTTAGCAGATGTATTCGGTAATCCCGGTAATGCCACGACAACGACAAGTAACGCAGCTGCAAGTATTTTGGACGACTTTGATCCACGTGGAGTTGACAGTGGTGCAAATGGAGATTTTGGTGATTTTTCAAGTGCCTTCTCTTCCCAAGCAGCTCCACAAGCTTCTGCCAGGTAggcataagaaaaagaaaagcagaaaaagaGTTGGTAGTAACTGGATTTTTCCCGTTTGTTTCTAATTGCAGCGATAGCTTCGCTAACTTTGGCGCTGTGTTCGATTCAACTATCACAGCTACTCCCCAAGCTGCTCCTCCAAGCCAAGATGCATTTCTACTTGATGACCTGTTGGCACCAGCTCCTGCCGAGCCATCTTCAAGTCCCTTCCATGCCTTTTCAACAAATGTAATGCCTCAAGGTAATCACTTAATGAATTGTTAGCTATACCAGTAAGATCTGAATCGAAAGCGGTAAAGACGGGTAAGTCTTGATTGTGTAATAGTTCCTGCTTCACTGGATGAAGAACAAATTGACTCCAAGAAAGAACAGCAATTTATTATGTCTATTCCACGTGAACCAGATGAAGAAATTTGGAAAGTCCAAGTGGGTCAGCTGATGAAGATGCTTGCGTCACCGAAGCTACGAAGGGATTGCCGCAAGTCAGTTGTTCAACTGGCACGATTTCTGCCGGGCCCACCGACGCCGCAAAAGCTTTCACATCTTGATATTTTGAGTGAAGAATGTCGTGAGTTTACATCGAACCACTATCGACCCATACTAGAAGCCATGCTAACTGTTGACCCTGAAGATGAAATGGTTTTCGTTTGGATGAACGCTGGTCCGGCTGAAGAAACGCTTCACATTCTCATCGAATCCATTAGGAATCTGATGCCTAGTAAACGTCGGGACTCGTTGGTTCTTCTTCTAACTTACCTCGTTACATCGGACGCTTTCCTCTTCAGTTGTATAGCCCCATCGTTTGACCTTACCGACAGATGGCAGTGGGAAGAGGATTTTGTGAAGCCAGTCGCCAGTTTGCCAGATGTGTTAGGAAATGTATTGCAGAGATATTTACCTCTGCAATTGGCTCCTGCCGCTTACCATCGTTCCCTCGCTGTCCAACTAGCGCGTTGCTTGTTTATTCTTACTGAGGCCATGAAACATTGCATCAGCGTCAAGGTTGAGCCCTTAGCTGTGCTCGTGACCAGCGTGTGTGCCAAAGCTGCCCCAAATTACTTGCTGGAACCCCTTATAAAGCTTATAAACAGCCTTACTCGAAACAACTTCATTGCTCGGAGACTTTGGTCGGCCCTGATGCGCTCACTAGACGATCGATGCCTTGAGCAAGTAGTAACGTACCTGTCGAAATGGTCCGTAACGCCTGCGACATTTAAACGACTCCTGGGAGTTTCCCAGTTCCCCCTCGAAGATCGCTGGCAGCGTTTGCTCTGCTCCAAACTTCTATTGCTACGTGGATTGACCTGTCCGAGAGTCGGTCGTAACATTCTTACATTTCTAGCCAACGACTCGGAGACTTTACTGAAAGTCACCATCACCCTACTTTCACTATGGAGTGAGAAGAACGCCCTTCTTCTTACGTCACCGGAACAGCATGAATTTATTACCAAATGTCTTGTCATGGCATTCAATTTTCTACCGCCGGAAGAGCTCACAACGCAAAGGGTCGAATTACACCGGATGTTGAGAGAAGGTGTAAACCATCACTTGGAATCGCCCCAAGTTGCGGTTAGAATTCTTGGAATGTTTGTCGCCGAAGTTTGCACCAAGCGTATTCATCCGGAAGGACCTATGTTAGAATTTACCTACGATAAATCTGAACCATCTGTCATGGAACTTCGAAATCTCCTCAGACCTGCGGAAGAAAAGGAATGTGAAATAGAAGATTTCGAAACAGTGTTAGAAAAAACACAGGAAGCGAGCAACAGACATAATTATAAACCGCCTAAAAAACTGTCTGCATCAATAGTAAAACCAACTtccaattcaaaagaaatcgagAAACCCACTTCAGAAGAGGCTCTAGATAGCGATGATGATTTGGAACCGTATGATATGTCCGAAGATACCGTCGAATCAAAATTTGAAGCTCCTTGTTATATTCGTGATCTCATGGACATGTTGGGCAACAGTCAAAACGAAACTGAAGAAtatgaaaaattaattttgacTCTTGATGTCAGCGAGAAAATTATTCGGCAACAATTACCACGAGAACATCCGTCACTTGCTGGCCAGCTGATGGCCATCCTAATTCATTTGCAAGACAAGTTTTCGATTCCTGATTTCATTGGGTTGCGTAGAAGGGCAATGATAGCCGTTTGCGTTTCACAGCCGATCGATTCGGCCCAGTTTCTGACTGGTGAATTCTACCAAACTAATTACTCTGTGGTCCAAAGACTAGATATGCTTCATGTCATTAGTGCCACTGTACAGGAACTCTCTTCGCGACCTGATTCCAATAGTTCGTCCATTGGAAACGAGATATCTGAGAAAAAAGTTGTTCCAGACGGTCAAGACTGGCGTTTGATAGTGTCACGGAGAATTGAGGCGAATACGCGTCGGTTCTCTTCGAATGATCGACGTATGCCAGTGAAATACCAGAACAGTTTGAGTTCCCTAGccggccatttctttttccccttggCTGAAAAGTTGGACCGGTGTCTAGTCCATTTGAGCTTGATGGACCAGGATTTCGTCTTGCTTTCTTCGCTGGTCCGTACGCTGACAACCATCTTGCACTGCACCGGGCCGGTGCCGGTGGCGGAACGAATGACCCGCACGCTCATCGACATGGTCTGGTTTCTGCGTTTGCATCGCGAGCCCAGCGTCCGTGAAGCCTCTCTGACAGCGTTTATTCAATCACTGTTGGCCGTCAGCAATCACCAGCTGATGGCTAATCACGCCCTGGAAATTGCCGATTGGAAAGATTGGCTGGTTGAAGCAATGGAACAAGACCCATCAACTCAAGTCCGTTCGCTTGCGCAGAATGCATTGTCGCTGCTGGCCCACCTCCTGAATACATGAACCGTTACATGTGGCGTTTGTAACACCCCAATATCAAGAAAGGAAATCTTCAATACAATGTCGATGTAGTCAATGAATGccaacattattttttatttgtcttttcttgttctcttttgtattcttctttttttgattgcaGGTTCTTCGCTTCAGCCGGTGTCCCTCCTAGCGTATCCGCCTGCTGCACGCCCCCAAGCTCCGTTGGCACCGTCACAACCCAATGTAGGTTGGCgatatattttaaaagaacaaaagccactttatttgattttcattttgcggAAACGAATGCTAACCGTATTCGTTGCtaaactgttaaaactgtttTCCATGTCAAAACCTTTgatctgcattttttttttgtagtcctttgtgtgtgtgtgtgtgtgtgtatattatTCTCACAGtctacatttgttttttgcgtCGTCTCCGGGAGAATGGAGCAAAGGTCAGAGTTAATAAACCTTGCGCTCTCgctcacatacacacacgcacacacagacacaattCGCGTTGCTACGTGTTTGTTCTCCTAATATGCTAATTTTAATGCGGTTCGCTGTGTATGTGAACGTGTATATGTGTTAGTTGTCTCTGTAATTTCCTTATGGCTTGATTGCAGAGAATGGGGGGAGTCAACTCTGGAAGGACTTGGAGCGACGTCGGCGGCCTGAATATCAACATTGA
Encoded proteins:
- the LOC130700233 gene encoding uncharacterized protein LOC130700233, with translation MEGKHWGGFLDETSNFTSPYLLSFDEIEKLSKAFVPCSSNKPFKAESVMTTQMMPISYFETDPITLHNIQLVQYSKQMQEILQQIQKSYKKFNVEHIPIVPIKPAKEHIQQHPSMKLTRRGVQQILYRSMYQVCAHEGFDSTTESVLSVLAGVTEEMLVKFCNLLKLNTEREILGQSTGFVDAMERTLHDVGMNGVKDLHHFYTNRVLRYNDRLRQQSHNLHRMCVKAAVQFDHSKVGPRTPWEESEWAELTEWSGNEAVDNDSSFNRDMGIKSQSSSRSNHEAINQLHLEDNTAISAPGLESGLRMLYTLEQQEAIGASDARYLNKEDQTSPTFFVGPESTSPGAKQNGSKKQKKL
- the LOC130700236 gene encoding telomere length regulation protein TEL2 homolog; this encodes MLGLWKVREIADKVTNVVMNYTEIEAKVREATNDEAWGPTGQLMQEVAQATFTYEQFPEVMGMLWKRMLGERKNWRRTYKSLLLLNYLIKNGSERVVTSAREHLYDLRGLENYTCVDEQGKDQGVNIRHKVKEMVDFIQDDDKLREERKKAKKNKDKYVGMSNDTLGMGMGYRGGGGGGASGGSWEEAPRRRNDDFSDWDSNRGNGSSRRKNDDDNSSDISADEATDRRDISSGIESKSSGRFGGEFRDSEEPPKRQDKEFKFDNDKSKSTSAKPMKKVDLGAAAFYKVEPAPATAPNPVTQPTNDNGSSDLLADVFGNPGNATTTTSNAAASILDDFDPRGVDSGANGDFGDFSSAFSSQAAPQASASDSFANFGAVFDSTITATPQAAPPSQDAFLLDDLLAPAPAEPSSSPFHAFSTNVMPQVPASLDEEQIDSKKEQQFIMSIPREPDEEIWKVQVGQLMKMLASPKLRRDCRKSVVQLARFLPGPPTPQKLSHLDILSEECREFTSNHYRPILEAMLTVDPEDEMVFVWMNAGPAEETLHILIESIRNLMPSKRRDSLVLLLTYLVTSDAFLFSCIAPSFDLTDRWQWEEDFVKPVASLPDVLGNVLQRYLPLQLAPAAYHRSLAVQLARCLFILTEAMKHCISVKVEPLAVLVTSVCAKAAPNYLLEPLIKLINSLTRNNFIARRLWSALMRSLDDRCLEQVVTYLSKWSVTPATFKRLLGVSQFPLEDRWQRLLCSKLLLLRGLTCPRVGRNILTFLANDSETLLKVTITLLSLWSEKNALLLTSPEQHEFITKCLVMAFNFLPPEELTTQRVELHRMLREGVNHHLESPQVAVRILGMFVAEVCTKRIHPEGPMLEFTYDKSEPSVMELRNLLRPAEEKECEIEDFETVLEKTQEASNRHNYKPPKKLSASIVKPTSNSKEIEKPTSEEALDSDDDLEPYDMSEDTVESKFEAPCYIRDLMDMLGNSQNETEEYEKLILTLDVSEKIIRQQLPREHPSLAGQLMAILIHLQDKFSIPDFIGLRRRAMIAVCVSQPIDSAQFLTGEFYQTNYSVVQRLDMLHVISATVQELSSRPDSNSSSIGNEISEKKVVPDGQDWRLIVSRRIEANTRRFSSNDRRMPVKYQNSLSSLAGHFFFPLAEKLDRCLVHLSLMDQDFVLLSSLVRTLTTILHCTGPVPVAERMTRTLIDMVWFLRLHREPSVREASLTAFIQSLLAVSNHQLMANHALEIADWKDWLVEAMEQDPSTQVRSLAQNALSLLAHLLNT